From the Alteromonas sp. CI.11.F.A3 genome, the window AATTTCACGAAAATTCACGCACGGCTTAATACGGTTATACACTACGATAAATCTCACATTTTTCGTAGTCATCTTCGTTAAATGGATTTATAAAATAATACATGGCGTACTTTTTTCAGTCACTGCAGTCGAGAATAATTCTCCTCATCGTTATGGTTGCATTACCAGGGTGGGTTGGCGTTTTTTATGACTCATACGTTGAAAGAGAACACGCTATAGAAGCTGCCATAAGCCAATCCGTAAATACCGCCAAGGCCACCTCAAAATTCCAGTCTACACTGATTGATAAAACACGTGTTTTTCTGCAAAACCTTGCCAGTTTCGACGCGGTTCAAAAGCCAAACTCTGAAGCATGCAGTGCTTTTCTTGCCAACGTACTTAAGGTAAATAGTAACTATATTAATTTAGGGGCCCCAAGGGCTGATGGCGAGCTACTGTGTAATGCACGTCCCATCAATACCCCAATAAATGTCTCCGACCGTCCTTATATTCAAGAGGCGCTAGCCGCGCGAGATTTTTCCATCGGTGAGTTTCAAATAGACCGAGCGACTAATCTTACTAGTGTGAATTTTGCTTACCCGGTAATGAATGCTACAAACGAAACTGTGGTGGCGTTAGTGGTAGCGGTTATCTCACTAGAATGGTGGAGTGAAGCGCTCTCAGAGTCTCATTTACCCAATAATACCGTTGCTTACATCACCGATAGCGAGAATAAGATTGTTGCTGCATATCCAACCAACAACAACCTGTTAGGAACACTATTAAGCACCTCTAGCACTGCAATAGATAACTCGAATACCGCATCTGATAATAGCGCCGTTATTTCCAATGACCCTTATCAACGGGTATATGTAAAACGCCCTTTATTTGAAGATGGTCAGCAAATCAATATTACGGTGGGCATTCCTCTTAAACAAACACTTGAAGTCATTAATGAGCGATTGATTAAAACGGCCGGAATACTGACCGCCATAGTAGTACTACTTGTAGGTGTCTCAGTATGGGGCGTGCGAAGAAATGTATTAAAGCCGATACGCACATTACTTCAATCTACTAAAGCCCTTGCTGAAGGCAAAGACGTATGCGATGCACCTTTACATGGTAGCGTTGAGTTAGTGAAGCTACAGCAACGCTTCACCTCGATGGCAAAAACACGGCTAGAGGCAGAAAAGCGACTTATCGATAGCCAGGCTTCTTTGCTAGAAAGTAAGAATACCTTAGCAAGTCATATCGAAAATACCCCCTTAGGGTGCATTACTTGGGATACTCAGCTTATCTGTACCGATTGGAATAAATCGGCAGAAAATATTTTTGGCTATAAAAAAGAAGAAGCGATTGGCAAACATGCTTCAGATCTCATTATACCTTTAGAACGTCGAGGTGAAATAAACGACGCATTCGCTCAGCTCATTAAGAAAAAGGCGCCAAAGCGAAAAATAAATAAAAACGTGACTAAATTACGCCTCCCTATAATCTGCGAATGGTATAGCACCCCTATTCTTGACCTAGCAGGTAACGTAATAAGCGTAACCTCGTTAGTTCAAGACATAACCAAGAACAAACATTTAGAAGAAAAACTAAAACTATCTGCAAGTGTATTTTCTCACGCAAGAGAAGGCATATTCATCACAGATAGCAGCGCAAACATTATAGATGTGAACAAAACCTTCGTTGATATAACAGGCTATAAGCGAAACGAAGTGTTAGGCAAAAAACCTAATATGTTTAAGTCGGGAAAGCAGTCTCCTGAATTCTACCGTCACCTATGGGCGTCTATTATAAGCAAAGGTTATTGGGCTGGAGAGATTTGGAACAAACGTAAAAATCATGAGGTTTACGCCCAACTATTAACTGTTAGCGCAGTCAATGATGATGAAGGCAATGTTAAAAATTACATTGCTATATTTAGCGACATTTCGGAAGCCAAAGAGCAGCAATACAAATTAGAGCATATGGCACATTATGATGTGTTAACTAATTTGCCTAACCGCTCGTTGCTTGCCGAGCGACTAGATAGAGCCCTGTCTCAATGTAAGTCCGATAAAGGGTTTGTGGCAGTGGCGCTGCTCGATTTAGATGGTTTTAAAGAAATAAATGATAACTTTGGTCATAGTGTGGGCGACGAACTCCTTGTGATCTTGGCTCATCGTTTAAAAGGAACATTGCGAGAGAGTGATACTATTTCACGCTTTGGAGGTGACGAGTTTGTTGCGGTATTAGCAAACCTAAAACAACCACAAGATTTTGCTGCCATTATTAAGAATATGCTGAGAGTAGCATCTGAACCGGTAAAAATTGGTGAGCACCAACTTAAAGTATCTGCCAGTATTGGCGTGACACTTTACCCTGCAGATGACACTGATGCTGATCAACTTATCCGCCACGCCGACCAAGCGATGTATGTGGCAAAACAGAAGGGCAAAAATTGCTATCACCTTTTTGATATAGAGTCTGAAGACGCTATAAAAGCACGCCATGAAATACTCCAGAGCATAACCACAGCCCTTCATAACAGAGAGTTTGTGCTTTACTACCAGCCAAAAGTGAATATGCGCACCGGAGAAATTATTGGTGCAGAGGCCCTTATTCGCTGGGAACATCCCGTTAAAGGCATACTTTCACCTGCAGCCTTTTTACCTTTTATTGAAAATCACCAACTCAGTATAGATATTGGTGAATGGGTTATCGAAGAGTCATTGCAGCAATATAATCGCTGGCAGCAATTAGGGGTTCATATTCCCATTAGTGTGAATATTTCTGCGTTGCAGATACAGCAAAGAAACTTTCCTATTCGCTTATCTCGTTTGTTGTCCAAAGTACCTAACGTTCCCCCTGAAGCGTTTCAGTTAGAAGTCTTAGAAACCAGTAAGCTAGGTGATATTAAAAAAGTCGCGGAAATTATGGACGATTGCGTAAAGCTAGGAGTTACTTTTGCCATTGATGACTTTGGAACGGGTTATTCCTCGCTCACTTACTTAAGACGATTACCTGCAAAAGTCATCAAGGTAGACCAAACTTTTGTGCGTGATATGTTAATCGACCCAGAAGACAGAACCATTGTAGTAGGGGTAATAGCGCTTGCTAAATCGTTTAATCGCAGTGTTATTGCTGAAGGGGTAGAAACTATTGCCCATGGCACATCGTTGTTAAATTTGGGCTGCGAGCTGGCACAAGGATACGGTATTGCTAGGCCTATGCCCGCCAAAGACATGCCTGATTGGATAGCACATTGGTCTACTAAAACCGAATGGAAATCCCCTGCCCCGCAGCTCCTCAACAGTGAGGCATAAAAAAGGCCGACACGAATGTCAGCCTCTTAAAATAGCAACATAGACATCGCATACTGAATACTTGTATTAGAATCAGATGCCGATAACGCCTACGCGATCTACATTACATTTTTTCCAATGTTTCGATACCAAGCAGATTTAAGCCTTGGCTTAACGTGCTCGCTACAAGCGCTGACAAGGCCAAACGACTGTCTCGTACTTCCAGCTCAATACCGTCTTTTAGCATTGGACAAGCCTCGTAGAAGCTCATGAAGGCACTAGCTAGTTCGTACAAATAAGTACACAACACGTGAGGCGTTGCATCACGTGATACCAAGCCTACCACCTCTTCAAATTGTAATAACAGTACCGACAATGCGTGTTCTTGTTTTTCAACAATATTGATATCTACTGGCATAGTTTCAATGGCAACACCGGCTTTTCTAAATAAGCTTTTAACCCGCGTGTAAGCGTATTGCAAATACGGGGCGGTATTACCTTCAAAGCTCAACATGGTGTCCCAGTTAAACATGTAGTCAGTAGTACGGTTTTTACTTAAATCAGCATACTTAACTGCGCCAATACCTACTTT encodes:
- a CDS encoding EAL domain-containing protein, producing the protein MAYFFQSLQSRIILLIVMVALPGWVGVFYDSYVEREHAIEAAISQSVNTAKATSKFQSTLIDKTRVFLQNLASFDAVQKPNSEACSAFLANVLKVNSNYINLGAPRADGELLCNARPINTPINVSDRPYIQEALAARDFSIGEFQIDRATNLTSVNFAYPVMNATNETVVALVVAVISLEWWSEALSESHLPNNTVAYITDSENKIVAAYPTNNNLLGTLLSTSSTAIDNSNTASDNSAVISNDPYQRVYVKRPLFEDGQQINITVGIPLKQTLEVINERLIKTAGILTAIVVLLVGVSVWGVRRNVLKPIRTLLQSTKALAEGKDVCDAPLHGSVELVKLQQRFTSMAKTRLEAEKRLIDSQASLLESKNTLASHIENTPLGCITWDTQLICTDWNKSAENIFGYKKEEAIGKHASDLIIPLERRGEINDAFAQLIKKKAPKRKINKNVTKLRLPIICEWYSTPILDLAGNVISVTSLVQDITKNKHLEEKLKLSASVFSHAREGIFITDSSANIIDVNKTFVDITGYKRNEVLGKKPNMFKSGKQSPEFYRHLWASIISKGYWAGEIWNKRKNHEVYAQLLTVSAVNDDEGNVKNYIAIFSDISEAKEQQYKLEHMAHYDVLTNLPNRSLLAERLDRALSQCKSDKGFVAVALLDLDGFKEINDNFGHSVGDELLVILAHRLKGTLRESDTISRFGGDEFVAVLANLKQPQDFAAIIKNMLRVASEPVKIGEHQLKVSASIGVTLYPADDTDADQLIRHADQAMYVAKQKGKNCYHLFDIESEDAIKARHEILQSITTALHNREFVLYYQPKVNMRTGEIIGAEALIRWEHPVKGILSPAAFLPFIENHQLSIDIGEWVIEESLQQYNRWQQLGVHIPISVNISALQIQQRNFPIRLSRLLSKVPNVPPEAFQLEVLETSKLGDIKKVAEIMDDCVKLGVTFAIDDFGTGYSSLTYLRRLPAKVIKVDQTFVRDMLIDPEDRTIVVGVIALAKSFNRSVIAEGVETIAHGTSLLNLGCELAQGYGIARPMPAKDMPDWIAHWSTKTEWKSPAPQLLNSEA